From one Melospiza melodia melodia isolate bMelMel2 chromosome 6, bMelMel2.pri, whole genome shotgun sequence genomic stretch:
- the ANO9 gene encoding anoctamin-9: MQDEILLTPCRESPAEDTDSFASPNEEKWDFVLVSDIHEMGSEKEIKRKKFLDELSKKGFTIKKIEDTKLFYGVRAPPHIFWKYQRLLTNPNSRQQNSSAYQDVPMTTRIRVVHFILQNTVTSDLEKLHDLMKKKVFEAAFPLHKKEEIREILKKKWARWRVLFKEQPIEQIRCYFGEKVALYFAWLGWYTYLLIFAAVAGLATVAAGATVFSSSQVSKEICNANNTIMCPLCDQNCSFWLLSDTCTYAKVTHMIDNEATVVFAIFMAIWATVFLELWKRERANVVTSWDLYGWDEEEEELALQLINNSQHEPRLYQHSYLRSTIVLILALLMITVLIGIAHALVIYRAMAVAVFTQSDTSLLSQHADIVAVLTGAVLHYLTIVVMTKVNWKVALFLCDLEKPRTSTQRENSFTMKIFLFQFFTHFSSLIYVAFFLGRVNGHPGHYVRIAGHWRLEECHPSGCITDLFIQMAVIMVLKQTISNIMEYLIPLISHQLRKKKKHPQRRSLMLGEEEEAEDPCKRQWLNNYELNEVNVFSLFNEYLEIVIQYSFTTIFVAAFPLAPLLALVNNVIEIHMDAIKMMRLRRRMVPRKAKDIGIWLQVLEAIGILAVIGNGLVIAITSDFIPVQVYKYMYSPCTRENHTNMDCSTGYINNSLSVFHIQDFEPHTKVLPVFKGEQIKECRYRDYRNADDYTYTVQFWHIFAARLAFLILFEHVALCVKLIAAWYIPDVPQRVKNKILTEKHNHLREELRKMSLSPASPWGLFPQERVLCNPLHHGSNLTSRNPPKTAATTAEYSTEV; the protein is encoded by the exons AAGGGTTTCACCATCAAG AAAATCGAGGACACAAAGCTCTTTTATGGAGTCCGTGCCCCGCCGCACATCTTCTGGAAATACCAGCGTCTCCTGACGAACCCCAACAGCAGGCAGCAAAACTCCAGTGCCTACCAGGACGTCCCAATGACCACCAG GATACGGGTCGTGCATTTCATCCTGCAGAACACTGTGACGTCCGACTTAG AGAAGCTGCATGACCTGATGAAGAAGAAGGTGTTTGAGGCAGCCTTTCCCCTGCACAAG AAAGAAGAGATAAGGGAAATACTGAAGAAGAAGTGGGCTCGCTGGAGAGTTCTATTTAAGGAACAGCCAATTGAACAGATCAG GTGCTATTTTGGAGAGAAGGTGGCCTTGTACTTTGCCTGGCTGGGCTGGTACACCTACCTGCTGATTTTCGCTGCCGTGGCTGGGCTGGCGACCGTGGCAGCTGGGGCTACTGTTTTCAGCTCCAGCCAGGTGAG CAAGGAGATCTGCAATGCCAACAACACCATCATGTGCCCGCTCTGCGACCAGAACTGCTCGTTCTGGCTCCTCTCTGACACCTGCACCTATGCCAAG GTCACTCACATGATTGACAATGAGGCCACGGTGGTGTTTGCCATATTCATGGCCATCTGGG CCACTGTATTCCTGGAGCTGTGGAAGAGGGAGAGAGCCAATGTGGTCACCAGCTGGGACCTGTATGGGTGGGATGAGGAAGAG gaGGAGCTGGCTCTGCAGCTGATCAATAACTCACAGCACGAGCCCCGGCTGTACCAGCACTCCTACCTGCGCAGCACCATTGTGCTCATCCTGGCCCTGCTGATG ATCACAGTGCTGATTGGCATTGCCCACGCACTCGTCATCTACCGGGCGATGGCCGTGGCGGTGTTCACGCAGAGCGACACgagcctgctgagccagcacgCCGACATCGTCGCCGTGCTGACGGGCGCCGTGCTGCACTACCTCACCATCGTCGTCATGACCAAG GTCAACTGGAAAGTGGCCCTCTTCCTCTGTGACCTGG AGAAACCACGGACCTCCACCCAGCGTGAGAACAGCTTCACCATGAAGATCTTCCTCTTTCAGTTCTTCACACACTTCTCCTCGCTCATCTATGTCGCCTTCTTCCTGGGACG GGTCAATGGCCACCCAGGGCACTACGTGCGCATCGCGGGCCACTGGAGGCTGGAGGAG tgccaccctagCGGCTGCATCACCGACCTCTTCATCCAGATGGCTGTCATCATGGTGCTCAAGCAGACCATCAGCAACATCATGGAGTATCTCATCCC CTTGATATCCCACCAGCTACGGAAGAAGAAAAAGCACCCCCAGAGGAGAAGTCTGATGttaggagaggaggaggaggcagaggaccCCTGCAAAAGGCAGTGGCTGAATAACTATGAACTCAACGAGGTCAATGTCTTCAGCTTGTTCAACGAGTACCTGGAGATAG TGATCCAGTACAGCTTCACCACCATCTTCGTGGCAGCCTTTCCCCTGGCCCCGCTGCTGGCCCTCGTCAACAACGTCATCGAGATCCACATGGATGCCATCAAGATGATGCGGCTGCGCCGGCGCATGGTGCCCAGGAAGGCCAAGGACATCG GGATCTGGCTGCAGGTCCTAGAGGCCATTGGCATCCTGGCTGTCATTGGGAACGGGCTGGTGATCGCCATCACCTCCGACTTCATCCCCGTGCAGGTCTACAAGTACATGTACAGCCCCTGCACGAGGGAGAACCACACCAACATGGA ctgctccaCCGGGTACATCAACAACAGCCTCTCCGTATTCCACATCCAGGACTTCGAGCCCCACACCAAGGTGCTGCCAGTATTTAAAGGGGAGCAGATCAAGGAGTGCAG gtacCGGGATTACCGCAATGCTGACGACTACACCTACACTGTCCAGTTCTGGCACATCTTCGCAGCCCGGCTCGCCTTCCTCATCCTCTTCGAG CACGTGGCTCTGTGCGTGAAGCTGATCGCAGCCTGGTACATCCCCGATGTGCCCCAGAGGGTCAAGAATAAAATTCTGACGGAAAAACACAACCATCTCCGTGAGGAACTGAG GAAGATGAGTCTTTCCCCTGCCTCACCATGGGGGCTCTTCCCACAGGAGAGAGTTCTCTGCAACCCTCTCCACCACGGCTCCAATCTCACGAGCAGgaatcctcccaaaactgctgcaac cACGGCAGAATACTCCACCGAGGTGTAG